One Plasmodium cynomolgi strain B DNA, chromosome 12, whole genome shotgun sequence genomic region harbors:
- a CDS encoding hypothetical protein (putative), which produces SKLYMNVSLWIPRRRLLLFVMEGNQNLLRSIKYNYINDIFVNNKYFDLSPMILDNRKFLLKLSDEVFSSYNKKRDIHVLCLFNSTEADIDNYYGYFYKDDFEDFSKLSSFVADCVKATSKSTEAVKLSAVPQIKYRTSKKK; this is translated from the exons AGCAAACTGTATATGAACGTTTCTCTATGGATCCCAAGACGAAGGCTTTTGTTGTTTGTTATGGAAGGAAACCAAAACCTATTACG gagtataaaatataactatattaatgacatttttgttaataataaatattttgatcTCAGTCCGATGATTCTTGATaacagaaaatttttgctCAAACTGAGTGAtgaagttttttcttcttacaACAAGAAACGGGATATACATGTGCTTTGTCTTTTTAATTCTACTGAGGCTGATATAGATAATTACTATGGGTATTTTTATAAGGACGATTTTGAGGACTTCTCCAAGCTGTCCTCCTTCGTCGCTGACTGTGTGAAGGCCACCAGCAAGAGCACGGAGGCTGTGAAGCTTTCCGCCGTCCCGCAAATTAAGTACAGAACGAGCAAGAAGAAGTGA
- a CDS encoding hypothetical protein (putative), with protein sequence MIPFFKIGIVLIRQVSKPISGYIKKKAIENKKFKSICIYCGKKYYFFEQYIQKKFYNANATNVNYSSYISENKSVNVGSELLGETIIFLVAALIIIAEYKRNSLKEAKKEMLLNHKLETLKLQVLELQKENDEIMNVVFPNRKNVRDSRSFHLSHSNFFKDFYNRIVGRPGDDQSSAQGGQSEADKTQ encoded by the coding sequence atgattccatttttcaaaatcgGAATCGTTCTCATAAGACAAGTAAGCAAACCCATATCAggatacataaaaaagaaagcaatagaaaataaaaaatttaaaagtatatgcatatattgtGGAAAAAAGTATTACTTCTTCGAGCAGtatattcagaaaaaattttacaatgcAAATGCTACCAACGTTAATTACAGCTCCTATATAAGTGAAAACAAATCAGTTAATGTAGGAAGCGAACTCTTAGGAGAAACTATCATATTTTTAGTGGCAGCATTAATTATAATAGCTGAATACAAAAGGAATAGCTTGAAGGAGGCGAAAAAGGAGATGCTTTTAAACCATAAGCTGGAAACCCTGAAATTACAAGTACTGGAATTGCAGAaggaaaatgatgaaattatGAACGTCGTTTTTCCCAATAGGAAGAATGTGCGTGATAGTAGAAGCTTCCATCTTTCGcactccaatttttttaaagattttTACAACAGAATTGTGGGCAGGCCCGGGGATGATCAGTCGTCCGCGCAGGGGGGGCAGTCTGAAGCGGACAAAACGCAG
- a CDS encoding hypothetical protein (putative), with protein sequence MKHSRGGQLNECQPNECQPNECQPNECQPNEFQPNECQPNERQSNECQPNERANTLRRSKYHLRGKKNDAGKNIQEEESDGNSNDVSDSSLSCSSKYMTREENVEESGIIHDLRNGQLNRDRLNYEGKTTGVDLPNDEMNYQRYAPHSVNKAFTKQTLVYDHYKKKDILLSLWWKNMIDLYSDILITNVYSNVSNIDVLNMNRKVREKNYQYLNEGIVLFHNSSRRENYKMSILRVVTKEQVNKKNEKEIFYSSSIKDNTIDDSFKKYYKNKYKHIPVIKRYNCLDLPYYCTNSSILYCGRDVMNNQVETNWGGDAGNVIIASKSIRGNIFLYNLGKTIDRINRMEDDEAVDRRLSDDAVGSAVPGEIDYHSNASQGGGGCSDSGSSSDSSLVEEEEEEGAEEYEEEGRGQQWNAQRRHKEGKTIPSRFKKKAEIVNSKNGYPNNWGNHQSRKNKSSESYKKKIKDRKICDGELLLELVGHNKTGKGLFFKNNYLLSNGDDKNIFIYDINGGTMPSSENKYENDHVNVSKMNPYISIKTNELYSNVRWLYDSLVIGSTYSGYFSLFDIRMKNKSVQGGYNEDALGGAGFGSVSSVSDSSNGSGGGGGGGGNGPGAHFRRGVHTHSNVNVHSVHKKITKYEISDIDKYNNDDNNLICMSSLNNIFIFDLRFINNNLPYKIIHDNSYNNYSINESYFEPYQTSAQNGEYSSTTNVNYFYDHSYNNYYNEDFFNSDTFIHSLFWCNIEGFNYIGSLNNKGIINVFDVNKSKHHCVFTYGCKYIKLFKFNPFKINNFVSVDKNNILILFTLPDQIYKSDLDLYLQDNFRE encoded by the coding sequence ATGAAGCACAGCAGGGGGGGGCAGCTAAACGAGTGCCAGCCGAACGAGTGTCAGCCGAATGAGTGTCAACCGAACGAGTGTCAGCCGAATGAGTTCCAGCCGAACGAGTGCCAGCCGAACGAGCGCCAGTCGAACGAGTGCCAGCCGAACGAAAGGGCCAACACGCTGAGGAGGAGTAAGTACCACTtgagaggcaaaaaaaacgatgcAGGCAAAAACATACAGGAAGAAGAATCGGATGGAAACTCCAACGATGTAAGTGACTCCTCACTGTCCTGCTCGTCCAAATATATGacgagggaagaaaatgtaGAGGAATCGGGAATCATCCACGATTTGCGAAACGGTCAGCTGAATCGAGACAGACTTAACTATGAGGGAAAAACAACAGGGGTAGATCTCCCTAATGATGAAATGAACTACCAAAGGTACGCGCCCCACTCTGTGAACAAAGCATTCACGAAGCAGACCCTGGTATATGAccactacaaaaaaaaggacatccTCCTCAGCCTATGGTGGAAAAACATGATAGATCTCTATTCAGATATTTTAATAACCAACGTATACAGCAACGTAAGCAATATCGATGTGCTAAATATGAATCGAAAGGTGAGGGAGAAAAACTACCAATACTTAAACGAAGGTATTGTCCTCTTTCACAACTCCAGTAGGagagaaaattacaaaatgagcATACTACGAGTGGTCACAAAGGAAcaagtaaacaaaaaaaacgaaaaagaaattttttactcatcATCTATCAAAGATAACACCATCGAtgattcttttaaaaaatactataaaaataaatataagcaTATCCCAGTTATTAAGAGGTACAACTGTTTGGACCTTCCATACTACTGCACGAATTCGAGCATCCTGTACTGCGGTAGGGATGTGATGAACAACCAGGTGGAGACCAACTGGGGGGGAGACGCAGGAAATGTGATTATAGCAAGTAAGTCCATACggggaaatatatttctctACAATCTTGGAAAAACCATCGATCGGATTAACAGGATGGAAGATGATGAGGCTGTGGATAGGAGATTGAGTGATGATGCGGTTGGGAGTGCTGTGCCAGGTGAAATAGACTACCACAGTAACGCttcccagggggggggaggatgtTCTGATAGTGGAAGTAGCAGCGATAGTAGCCtagtggaggaggaggaagaagaaggagcagaGGAATACGAGGAGGAAGGGAGAGGACAACAGTGGAACGCCCAACGGAGACataaggaaggaaaaaccatCCCAAGTcgcttcaaaaaaaaagcagaaattgtaaatagcaaaaatggaTACCCCAATAATTGGGGTAACCATCAaagtaggaaaaataaatcatccgagagttataaaaaaaaaataaaggacagaaaaatatgtgaTGGGGAATTACTACTCGAACTGGTTGGACATAACAAAACAGGAAAGGGActcttctttaaaaataattacctCCTCAGCAATGgggatgataaaaatatattcatctACGACATTAATGGTGGAACTATGCCAAGTagcgaaaataaatatgaaaacgaTCACGTTAATGTATCTAAAATGAATCCGTACATTTCGATTAAGACCAATGAGCTGTATAGCAATGTGAGGTGGCTGTATGATTCGCTAGTTATAGGTTCTACGTACAGTGGCTACTTCTCCCTGTTTGATATCAGGATGAAGAATAAGAGCGTGCAGGGTGGCTACAACGAGGATGCGCTGGGCGGAGCCGGATTTGGCAGTGTCAGCAGCGTCAGCGATAGTAGCAACGGGAGCGGAGGAGGCGGAGGAGGCGGAGGAAACGGACCAGGTGCACACTTCCGACGAGGTGTTCACACACACAGCAACGTGAATGTCCACTCTGTGCACAAGAAAATAACCAAGTATGAAATTTCAGACATAGATAAGTATAACAACGATGACAACAACCTGATATGTATGAGTTCGTTAAAcaacatattcatttttgacttgagatttattaataataatttaccttacaaaattattcacGACAATTCGTACAATAACTATAGCATTAACGAGTCATACTTTGAGCCGTACCAAACatctgcacaaaatggagagtacAGCAGTACCACTAATGTCAATTACTTTTATGACCATTCATACAATAATTATTACAACGAAGACTTTTTCAACTCCGATACCTTTATCcattctcttttttggtGTAACATTGAAGGATTTAATTATATCGGCTCCCTAAATAACAAGGGCATTATAAACGTATTCGACGTGAACAAGAGCAAGCATCATTGTGTGTTCACATATGGGTGCAAGTATATCAAGCTGTTTAAATTCAACCcattcaaaataaataactttGTCTCTGTGGATAAGAATAACATCCTCATCCTGTTCACTCTCCCCGATCAGATATATAAGAGCGACTTGGACTTGTACCTGCAGGATAACTTCCGCGAGGA
- a CDS encoding hypothetical protein (putative) → MLGVILKNALQRSRYHITARLNRAHIRVPQFSSQNNSPLTIEKDQFYINPLRKLTCIGCGEFLQTTDERKSGFVPFSVYEKYSNGRIKFYTKVKGEEVSSVPDGVKVDVNDFPSFRVKTKIILCRRCYRLQHYKCSNTQCEVDTNRIENIIKCRTELQEEVKRRRKGGTPKRSSSSTQTEPDEHASLGRTSPSGANPTMELSHARGMSPVCEDAPLKGDRNEGAPSEGDPSEGDPSEGDSPAQMSYPMGTRSVKNEVNKLLEQVVRGRKHQRGKHQRGEVAHRKKAQKGGSTAEGNIPNDRFTQVEEEKKQKSVTDEAGRVSNNQMEDAGVTSRGEKYYYDPSYSIDQRSVNIYEKKDILKKRNDMKKLDVEKMQVSTGKYVQGDRNEVMNNLIKKMKRKS, encoded by the coding sequence ATGCTTGGGGTAATTCTAAAAAACGCCCTCCAGAGAAGCAGGTATCACATTACTGCCCGTTTGAACCGTGCCCACATAAGGGTCCCACAATTTAGTAGCCAAAATAACTCCCCCTTGACAATTGAAAAGGACCAATTTTACATTAACCCATTAAGGAAATTAACCTGTATAGGATGTGGGGAGTTCCTCCAAACCACAGATGAAAGAAAATCGGGGTTCGTCCCCTTTAGTGTGTACGAAAAGTACAGCAATGGGCGAATAAAATTCTACACCAAAgtgaagggggaggaagtgaGTTCAGTTCCTGATGGAGTGAAGGTCGATGTAAATGACTTCCCCAGTTTTAGGGTTAAGACGAAGATTATCCTCTGCAGAAGGTGCTACAGGTTGCAGCATTATAAATGTTCAAACACGCAATGCGAGGTGGACACGAACAggattgaaaatattatcaaatgCAGGACAGAGCTGCAGGAGGAGGTGAAGCGTCGGAGGAAGGGGGGGACCCCAAAAAGGAGCTCATCCTCCACACAGACTGAACCGGATGAACACGCATCCCTGGGTAGGACCTCTCCTAGTGGTGCCAACCCTACAATGGAACTTTCTCACGCAAGGGGAATGTCCCCCGTTTGTGAAGACGCGCCTCTAAAGGGAGACCGTAATGAAGGTGCACCCTCCGAAGGTGATCCCTCCGAAGGTGATCCCTCCGAAGGTGATTCCCCCGCTCAGATGAGCTACCCAATGGGAACCCGCAGTGTAAAAAACGAAGTGAACAAATTGTTGGAACAGGTTGTTCGTGGGAGGAAGCATCAACGGGGGAAGCATCAACGGGGGGAGGTGGCACATAGGAAGAAagcgcaaaaaggaggaagcacCGCGGAAGGGAATATCCCGAATGATCGTTTCACCCAAgttgaggaagaaaaaaaacaaaagagtGTAACAGATGAAGCGGGAAGGGTAAGTAACAACCAAATGGAGGATGCAGGAGTGACTTcgagaggagaaaaatactACTACGACCCGTCGTACAGTATCGACCAGAGGAGCGTAAATATTTACGAGAAAAAAGATAtcctaaaaaaaagaaatgacaTGAAAAAGTTGGAcgtagaaaaaatgcaagtaAGCACAGGTAAGTATGTCCAAGGAGATCGAAATGAGGTCATGaacaatttgataaaaaaaatgaaaagaaaatct
- a CDS encoding DEAD-box RNA helicase (putative) — MSIQEETPSAEKTNDEKTNDNSKNEGLKVSTADQEQKKEDTKVESKDDVKSEGKDDVKSEGKDDVKSEGKDDRKSDGKDDAKAAAGGEDVMNMLLSYLQKNKDDPKIMQTMLSMMSGKGKEGAGGLSQVKLPSSKANETEAGDDKGSSTNGNKKDEGAAQRDGENKTKEEKETGNKLLNLFSTKTDRSIFPSFNFSGGLNNTGNSTKEGSSAAGSIFGDGKKSFFAEFGEDKGRNGSGSMNKFGFSGFGGFGSSFGSGKKNEDGALAKGETTQEIFSKGTSTTDVSASNEKEEDTEKKGDTVMKKKFETLVDDDDDYIIENAETKEPVEEEAISMIENMNIMNDDNGKERKLSNFDFSKALNNDNNEEVRDIKLYRSRNTWEELNIDNDLIQILTYLKFFAPSKIQGLALPYILNSNKNLIAQAQNGSGKTLTFVISMLSKINRNEGSLQAMCICPTRELAQQNYEVVGKFTKYLTVKVFLAVPLCDRYNKNAGFQIYVGTPGKTLDLLKRKFVDTKNVSIFVLDEADDLIDIKNNMSSQVETIKRFLPKRCQILLFSATYNEDVRSFADKFAPGASKISVRQEDLTLKCVKQYYLLTENDEQKYYYLSELYCSMSISHEVK; from the exons ATGAGCATACAGGAGGAAACCCCCAGTGCGGAAAAAACCAACgatgaaaaaacgaatgacAACTCGAAGAACGAGGGGTTGAAGGTTTCCACCGCCGATCAGGaacaaaagaaagaagaCACAAAGGTGGAAAGTAAAGATGATGTGAAAAGCGAAGGTAAAGACGACGTGAAAAGTGAAGGCAAAGACGATGTGAAAAGCGAAGGCAAGGACGATCGGAAAAGCGACGGTAAGGACGACGCGAAGGCTGCAGCAGGTGGGGAGGACGTCATGAATATGCTGCTGAGCTACCTGCAGAAGAATAAGGACGACCCCAAAATCATGCAAACCATGCTGAGCATGATGAGtgggaagggaaaagaaggTGCAGGGGGACTCAGTCAGGTGAAGTTACCCAGCAGCAAGGCCAACGAAACAGAGGCAGGGGACGACAAAGGAAGTTCAACTAATGGAAACAAGAAAGATGAAGGGGCAGCGCAAAGAGATGGTGAGAATAAAAcgaaggaagagaaagagaCAGGAAACAAACTGCTAAATCTGTTTAGTACGAAAACTGATAGAAGCATTTTTCccagttttaatttttccggTGGATTAAACAACACAGGAAATAGCACAAAGGAGGGATCTTCAGCTGCAGGTAGCATTTTtggagatggaaaaaaaagtttctttGCTGAGTTTGGCGAAGATAAAGGGCGCAATGGTAGTGGCAGTATGAACAAGTTCGGCTTTAGCGGATTCGGTGGGTTTGGTAGTAGCTTTGGCAGtgggaagaagaacgaaGATGGGGCCCTTGCGAAGGGGGAAACAACACAAGAGATCTTCAGCAAGGGAACAAGCACAACAGATGTTAGTGCAAGCaatgagaaggaggaagacactgaaaaaaaaggcgatactgtgatgaagaaaaaattcgaaacTTTAGTTGATGACGACGATGATTATATAATAGAAAACGCAGAAACGAAGGAACCAGTCGAAGAAGAAGCCATCTCAATGatagaaaatatgaacataatGAATGATGAcaatggaaaagaaagaaaattaagTAACTTCGATTTCAGCAAAGCattaaataatgataataatgaAGAAGTGAGAGACATCAAATTATATCGTTCGAGAAATACATGGGAAGAATTAAACATAGATAATGACCTTATACAAATCCTGAcgtatttaaaatttttcgcCCCTTCCAAAATACAAGGCCTAGCTCTTCCCTACATTTTAAACAGTAACAAGAATTTAATAGCCCAAGCTCAAAATGGGTCAGGAAAAACACTAACCTTTGTCATTTCTATGCTATCGAAAATTAATCGAAATGAAGGATCATTGCAAGCCATGTGTATCTGTCCAACAAGGGAATTAGCTCAACAGAATTACGAAGTAGTGGGAAAATTCACCAAATATTTAACTGTCAAAGTTTTCCTAGCTGTACCACTCTGTGATAGATATAATAAAAACGCGGGGTTTCAAATATACGTAGGTACTCCAGGAAAAACATTAGacttattaaaaagaaaatttgtggatacaaaaaatgtatcaaTTTTTGTACTTGACGAAGCTGATGATTTAattgatattaaaaataacatgtCCTCCCAAGTAGAAACTATCAAAAGATTTTTACCAAAACGTTGCCAAATTCTTCTCTTCTCTGCTACTTATAATGAAGACGTACGATCCTTTGCTGATAAATTTGCTCCAGGTGCATCTAAAATAAGTGTCCGTCAGGAAGACCTAACTTTGAAATGTGTAAAGCAGTATTATCTCTTAACAGAAAATGacgaacaaaaatattactaCCTTTCTGAATTGTATTGCTCTATGAGCATTTCGCA TGAAGTGAAGTGA
- a CDS encoding hypothetical protein (putative): MDRHPFASANNDSGSAQFPTGLGTPMSINNSFNNSFNNSFRVNNQTPFDKNDLTKYFDSFLNKTNHPYICFAHVFFKLLAVSLYFIGPFLFRSEKSNEHDFIITFAFTLFLVSLDFYLVKNISGRFLVKMIWWIDANEDYSNKIIFKSSEESLLNGTDKKVFWYALYANFFIWLCQTLQMLMSFQFCWFLLCFLCLFLSFYNLFNFWKCSKEQHKVVGTFLSRINLNQFYKKVFSG, encoded by the exons atggacagACACCCATTTGCTAGCGCCAACAATGATTCGGGCAGTGCGCAGTTCCCAACAGGCTTAGGAACCCCAATGAGCATTAACAACTCCTTTAACAATTCCTTTAACAATTCCTTCCGTGTGAATAACCAAACACCATTTGATAAAAACGACCTGACCAAATACTTTGACAGTTTTCTCAACAAAACGAATCATCCATACATTTGTTTCGcccacgttttttttaagctccTTGCCGTGTCACT ATACTTCATAGGACCCTTCCTATTTCGAAGTGAAAAATCGAATGAACATGACTTTATCATCACGTTTGCATTTACCCTCTTTTTAGTTTCTCTGGATTTTTATTtggttaaaaatattagcgGCAG GTTCCTGGTAAAGATGATATGGTGGATCGACGCCAATGAAGACTACTccaacaaaataattttcaaatcGTCAGAAGAAAGCCTGCTGAATGGCACAGACAAGAAGGTTTTTTGGTATGCACTCTATGCAAACTTTTTCATATGGCTGTGTCAGACGTTACAGATGTTGATGTCGTTTCAGTTTTGCTGGTTTTTGTTGTGTTTTCTGTGCCtgtttctctccttttacaatttatttaatttttggaaaTGCTCCAAGGAGCAGCATAAAGTAGTGGGCACCTTTTTGAGCCGCATCAATTTGAACCAGTTCTACAAGAAGGTGTTCAGTGGGTAG
- a CDS encoding hypothetical protein (putative), whose product MNEDLKELSNYKYEGESDDNSRTSNSEDDEEIEEEIDIYLNNINENNLNQINTYLIQYPLRPKYRPYNYTNNIQKIYACKNYSKLKQIKSKCNTNEETYIFEYKLHEYMKEEEDSHDSIAICRDSENDRNVSRLISTSVLCEYITNCVCLFQYNEIKKKKEIYMVPLKHIYQFKPWHDSIKLDTDVEGKNKINEPAQAKNIKENAEPGESKYPSETNQSLTPEHQWTSIVNIYEPDSLEAHEMLELFTNVNKKNDILSCRDDTGGSNNPGEGSSTVNVNSLREENPNGEVPQIMFHNDGQQYLNHMCKNAKEDNTSHLPSDGNVKDRKSKDSSRHSSNLYRNEEDVSTNLNMLYFFSLNLDEQILKIMRLKNVQRFVEIQKIIKKNIDQDILLNTVQKYCVNVLGLWIIKSKYLYKFLKGKEPKSESEKKNKNLEIFSYVDYKIRVRDLLLVIIFKQVEPILLKHVYDIRVGRKGLNDARKRGENDNRTYGDSNSNLSRNADPDADSKKINSSTSILMENFEKATNLPNNALSEMFLPLCEYKYTGYFFKHKMDEEFVNNNTQLCLSINEKWKKKMVKIAKIIQTYKNSKIIINDYKLDIRTLEKNITDMLHNNCIPFDDIYNKIRKDAKNTSIDLPFFMKALNNIALQINNIWFLRIENQSEFNKCRNAVINIFQTNHNSVFSKNEIVKHVEMVIQSPLTIPDIYFRNILKEFCVQRNGVYLFKGNDQLREGEAA is encoded by the coding sequence atgaacgaagaCCTGAAGGAATTGAGCAACTACAAATATGAAGGAGAGTCTGATGATAACTCGAGGACCTCCAACTCGGAGgatgatgaagaaattgaagaagaaattgatATCTATCTCAACAATATTAACGAGAACAACCTGAACCAGATTAACACGTACCTTATCCAGTACCCACTGAGGCCAAAGTACAGACCATATAACTACACGAACAatatccaaaaaatatatgcttgcaaaaattatagcaaattaaaacaaataaaaagtaaatgcaacacaaatgaagaaacgTACATTTTCGAATACAAACTGCACGAGTAtatgaaggaggaggaagactcTCACGACTCGATTGCCATTTGTAGGGACTCAGAGAATGACAGGAATGTAAGCAGACTAATCAGCACGAGTGTTCTCTGCGAGTATATAACAAACTGCGTTTGCTTATTTCAATACAATGAaattaagaagaagaaagaaatttatATGGTCCCGTTGAAGCATATCTATCAGTTTAAGCCATGGCATGATAGCATTAAATTAGATACAGACgtggaagggaaaaacaaaatcaatGAACCTGCTCAGGCaaagaatataaaagaaaatgctgAACCAGGGGAGAGTAAGTACCCAAGTGAAACCAACCAGTCACTTACTCCGGAGCATCAGTGGACAagtattgtaaatatttatgaacCAGATTCGCTTGAGGCTCATGAAATGTTGGAACTTTTCACCAAtgtcaacaaaaaaaatgatattctTAGTTGCAGGGATGATACAGGAGGTAGTAATAACCCTGGGGAGGGAAGCAGCACTGTCAATGTCAACAGCTTAAGAGAAGAAAACCCTAATGGGGAAGTCCCCCAAATAATGTTCCACAATGATGGACAGCAGTACCTAAATCATATGTGCAAAAACGCTAAGGAAGATAACACGAGTCATTTACCATCAGATGGCAATGTAAAAGATCGCAAGTCGAAGGATAGCAGTAGACACAGTAGTAACCTGTacagaaatgaagaagacgTGAGTACCAACTTGAatatgctttattttttttctctaaacTTGGATgagcaaattttaaaaataatgagatTGAAAAATGTTCAGAGGTTTGTCGAAATtcagaaaattataaaaaaaaatattgatcaGGATATTTTACTAAACACTGTACAGAAATATTGTGTCAACGTTTTAGGGTTATGGATCATCAAAtcgaaatatttatataaatttttaaaaggaaaggaaccCAAAAGTGagagtgagaaaaaaaataaaaacttggAAATTTTCTCCTACGTGGATTACAAAATAAGAGTTCGCGATTTGCTACTGGTGATTATATTCAAGCAGGTAGAGCCCATTTTACTCAAGCATGTGTACGACATCAGGGTTGGGAGAAAGGGTCTTAACGATGCAAGGAAGAGAGGGGAGAATGATAATCGTACCTATGGGGATAGTAATAGCAACCTTAGCAGAAATGCAGATCCCGATGCAGattccaaaaaaatcaatTCTTCTACATCCATCCTAATGgaaaatttcgaaaaggCCACCAACCTACCCAACAATGCACTCTCAGAGATGTTTCTCCCCTTATGcgaatataaatatacaggGTATTTTTTcaagcacaaaatggacgaaGAATTTGTAAATAACAATACCCAGTTGTGTCTATCCATTAAtgaaaagtggaaaaaaaaaatggtgaaaattgccaaaattattcaaacttataaaaatagtaaaataataattaatgatTACAAACTGGATATTAGGacattagaaaaaaacatcacaGATATGCTACACAATAATTGCATCCCATTtgatgatatatataataagatAAGAAAGGATGCGAAAAATACGAGCATTGATTTACCCTTCTTTATGAAAGCGCTAAATAACATCGCCCTTCAAATTAACAACATCTGGTTTTTGCGTATAGAGAATCAGAGCGAGTTTAACAAATGCAGGAATGCTGTTATTAACATTTTCCAAACGAACCATAATTCtgttttctcaaaaaatgaaatcgtGAAGCATGTTGAAATGGTTATTCAATCCCCCTTAACCATTCctgatatttattttaggaACATCTTAAAAGAGTTCTGCGTTCAGAGGAATGGggtgtatttatttaaggGCAACGATCAGCTCCGCGAGGGCGAGGCAGCTC
- a CDS encoding hypothetical protein (putative): MRLGIERHEVLEKADHLIIDVEVNTREESLGYRLLNTITLLGQLFECKKAREVWVFGIIRGYVLRGIIDELRIEYDNVSRREYLIISDTKTRKEKKEPSLAQKRTSAIQVQTYCLLLQNLRNGKADFKKLFEIYECDPMFEFTAIDLIKYKNLENLSKAVNCLFLRLPKIKEEMEIVYEHQGVEFSRNHIPYFYHSTLYTINILLDYWDGKRSSDVVENSDKWKCKFCDFVRNCVRCPLDA; this comes from the coding sequence ATGCGATTAGGTATAGAAAGACATGAAGTGTTAGAAAAAGCAGATCATCTCATAATTGATGTGGAAGTAAATACGAGAGAAGAATCCTTAGGATACCGTCTACTGAACACAATTACCCTCTTGGGACAACTATTTGAATGTAAGAAGGCAAGAGAAGTGTGGGTTTTTGGGATCATTAGAGGCTACGTATTAAGAGGCATAATTGATGAGTTAAGAATTGAATATGATAACGTTTCCAGGAGGGAATACTTAATAATTTCTGATACGAAAacgaggaaggaaaaaaaggaaccaagTCTTGCTCAGAAGAGAACGTCTGCTATACAAGTACAAACGTATTGCCTACTGCTACAGAATttaagaaatggaaaagcgGACTTTAAAAAGCTGTTTGAAATATACGAATGCGATCCCATGTTTGAATTTACCGCTATTGatttgataaaatataaaaacttGGAAAATTTATCCAAAGCAGTAAATTGTCTCTTTCTCAGACTTCCAAAGattaaagaagaaatggagaTTGTGTATGAACACCAAGGAGTTGAATTTTCTCGAAATCACATCCCTTATTTTTACCACTCCACTTTGTATACTATTAACATTTTGTTGGATTACTGGGACGGCAAGCGCTCCAGTGACGTGGTGGAAAACTCCGACAAATGGAAATGCAAGTTTTGTGACTTCGTCAGGAACTGCGTCAGGTGCCCTTTGGACGCCTAA